A DNA window from Delphinus delphis chromosome 6, mDelDel1.2, whole genome shotgun sequence contains the following coding sequences:
- the IGFBPL1 gene encoding insulin-like growth factor-binding protein-like 1, producing the protein MPRSPVLFLLLLLLQPQPAPGLGLRGAGGHNPECDPCRPERCPEPARCPAPSIAARDECGCCARCLGAEGASCGGWAGVRCGPGLVCASRAAGAGPEGTGLCVCAQRGAVCGSDGRSYPSVCALRLRARQVPRAHPGHLHKARDGPCEFAPVVITPPRSVHNVTGAQASLSCEVRAVPAPVVTWRKVTRSPEGTQVLKDLPGDHINIAVQVQGGPSDHAATAWVLINPLRKEDEGVYQCHSANAVGEAQSHGTVTVVDRSQYRAARFPGPDDHM; encoded by the exons ATGCCACGCTCACCCGTGCTCTTCCTGCTGCTCCTTCTGCTGCAGCCGCAACCGGCACCCGGCCTCGGGCTCCGCGGCGCGGGCGGCCATAACCCCGAGTGCGATCCGTGCCGGCCGGAGCGCTGTCCCGAGCCCGCGCGCTGCCCCGCGCCCAGCATCGCTGCGCGCGACGAGTGCGGCTGCTGCGCGCGCTGCCTGGGCGCCGAGGGCGCGAGCTGCGGGGGGTGGGCCGGCGTGCGTTGCGGCCCCGGGCTGGTGTGCGCGAGCCGCGCCGCGGGGGCCGGGCCCGAGGGCACTGGGCTCTGCGTGTGCGCGCAGCGCGGCGCCGTCTGCGGCTCCGACGGCCGCTCGTACCCCAGCGTTTGCGCGCTGCGTCTGCGCGCCCGGCAGGTGCCGCGCGCGCACCCCGGCCACCTGCACAAGGCGCGGGACGGACCCTGCGAATTTG CTCCTGTGGTCATCACTCCACCCCGGAGTGTTCACAATGTCACCGGGGCACAGGCATCCCTGTCCTGTGAGGTGAGAGCTGTGCCTGCCCCAGTTGTCACATGGAGGAAG GTCACACGGTCTCCTGAGGGCACCCAGGTGCTGAAGGACCTGCCTGGGGACCACATCAATATAGCTGTCCAGGTGCAAGGGGGCCCTTCTGACCACGCAGCCACGGCCTGGGTTTTG ATCAACCCTCTGAGGAAGGAAGACGAGGGGGTGTACCAGTGCCATTCAGCCAACGCGGTTGGGGAGGCCCAGTCGCACGGCACAGTCACCGTGGTGGATCGGAGCCAGTACAGAGCCGCCCGCTTCCCAGGTCCAGATGACCACATGTGA
- the ALDH1B1 gene encoding aldehyde dehydrogenase X, mitochondrial, whose translation MLRFLVPRLFCLRRLAAPYSSAAALPSPILNPDIRYNQLFINNEWQDAVSKKTFPTVNPATGEVIGHVAEGDRADVDRAVKAAREAFQLGSPWRRMDASERGRLLNRLADLVERDRVYLASLETLDNGKPFQESYFLDLDEVIKVYRYFAGWADKWHGKTIPMDGEHFCFTRHEPIGVCGQIIPWNFPLVMQGWKLAPALATGNTVVMKVAEQTPLSALYLASLVKEAGFPPGVVNIVTGYGPTAGAAIAHHMDIDKVAFTGSTEVGHLIQKAAGESNLKRVTLELGGKSPSIVLADADMDHAVEQCHEALFFNMGQCCCAGSRTFVEESIYDEFLERTVEKAKQRKVGNPFELDTQQGPQVDKEQFERILGYIQLGQKEGAKLLCGGERFGERGFFIKPTVFGGVQDDMRIAKEEIFGPVQPLFKFRKVEEVVERANSTRYGLAAAVFTRDLDKAMYFTQALQAGTVWVNTYNVVTCHTPFGGFKESGNGRELGEDGLKAYTEVKTVTIKVPQKNS comes from the coding sequence ATGCTGCGCTTCCTGGTGCCCCGGCTCTTTTGCTTGCGCCGTCTGGCCGCCCCGTACTCCTCAGCAgcagccctccccagccccatcctgaaCCCTGACATCCGCTACAACCAGCTGTTCATCAACAATGAGTGGCAAGATGCGGTCAGCAAGAAGACCTTCCCAACAGTCAACCCTGCCACGGGGGAGGTCATCGGCCACGTGGCTGAAGGGGACCGGGCTGACGTGGATCGGGCGGTGAAAGCAGCCCGGGAGGCCTTCCAGCTGGGGTCTCCATGGCGCCGGATGGATGCCTCAGAGCGGGGCCGGCTGCTGAACCGCCTGGCTGACCTAGTGGAGCGGGATCGTGTCTACTTGGCCTCACTGGAGACCCTGGACAATGGGAAGCCTTTCCAGGAGTCTTATTTCTTGGACCTGGATGAGGTCATCAAGGTATACCGGTACTTTGCTGGCTGGGCTGACAAGTGGCATGGCAAGACCATCCCCATGGATGGCGAGCATTTCTGCTTCACCCGGCACGAGCCTATTGGCGTCTGTGGCCAGATAATCCCGTGGAACTTCCCCTTGGTCATGCAGGGCTGGAAGCTGGCCCCGGCACTTGCCACGGGCAACACTGTGGTCATGAAGGTGGCAGAGCAGACCCCCCTTTCTGCCCTGTACTTGGCCTCCCTCGTCAAAGAGGCGGGCTTTCCCCCTGGGGTGGTAAACATCGTCACAGGCTATGGCCCAACAGCAGGAGCGGCCATTGCCCATCACATGGATATCGACAAAGTTGCCTTCACTGGCTCCACCGAGGTGGGCCACCTGATCCAGAAGGCGGCCGGCGAGTCCAACCTCAAGAGAGTCACCCTGGAGCTGGGTGGGAAGAGCCCGAGCATTGTGTTGGCCGATGCCGACATGGACCACGCCGTGGAGCAGTGCCACGAAGCCCTGTTCTTCAACATGGGTCAGTGCTGCTGTGCCGGTTCCCGGACCTTCGTTGAAGAATCCATCTATGATGAGTTTCTCGAGAGAACTGTGGAAAAAGCTAAGCAGAGGAAAGTTGGGAACCCCTTTGAGCTGGACAcccagcaggggccccaggtggACAAGGAACAGTTTGAACGAATCCTGGGCTACATCCAGCTTGGCCAGAAGGAGGGGGCAAAACTTCTGTGCGGTGGGGAGCGTTTTGGAGAGCGAGGCTTCTTCATCAAGCCCACGGTCTTTGGTGGTGTGCAGGATGACATGAGGATTGCCAAGGAAGAGATCTTCGGGCCTGTGCAGCCTCTGTTCAAGTTCAGGAaggtggaggaggtggtggagaggGCCAACAGCACCAGGTACGGCTTGGCTGCTGCTGTGTTCACCCGGGACCTGGACAAAGCCATGTACTTCACACAGGCGCTCCAAGCTGGGACGGTGTGGGTAAACACCTACAACGTTGTCACCTGCCACACGCCATTTGGAGGCTTTAAGGAATCTGGcaatgggagggagctgggggaggatGGGCTTAAGGCCTACACAGAGGTGAAGACAGTCACCATCAAGGTTCCTCAGAAGAACTCGTAA